One stretch of Halapricum desulfuricans DNA includes these proteins:
- a CDS encoding DUF7563 family protein, with protein MPKCNHCNAHVSDQFARVFANEYGEVLACPNCSANAGIAEVAQQRAREASNVG; from the coding sequence ATGCCAAAGTGTAATCACTGCAACGCACACGTTTCGGACCAGTTCGCGCGCGTCTTTGCCAACGAGTACGGCGAGGTGCTCGCGTGCCCGAATTGCTCGGCGAACGCGGGGATCGCGGAAGTCGCTCAACAGCGCGCCCGCGAGGCGTCGAATGTCGGATAG
- a CDS encoding GIY-YIG nuclease family protein produces MSDSHYVYVLECADRTFYTGYTTDVRRRVAEHQAGDGAKYTRGRTPVELVHVESYDDRSEAMSREYEIKQLSRAAKEQLVEA; encoded by the coding sequence ATGTCGGATAGTCACTACGTTTACGTTCTCGAATGTGCCGACCGGACCTTTTATACGGGATACACGACAGACGTCCGGCGGCGGGTCGCCGAGCACCAGGCCGGAGACGGCGCGAAGTACACGCGCGGGCGCACACCGGTCGAACTCGTCCACGTGGAATCGTACGACGACAGGAGCGAGGCGATGTCCCGCGAGTACGAGATCAAACAGCTCTCGCGGGCAGCCAAAGAGCAACTGGTCGAGGCTTGA
- a CDS encoding isoaspartyl peptidase/L-asparaginase codes for MDVIVHGGAGSQPEQPSQRRSTLETAASRGSDAASPVDAVVAAVRRLESAPAFNAGVGSVVQSDGTIRTDAGIMTGSGSAGAACSMPGVEHAVEVARAVMTSTPHVLIAGEHAVDLAASFGINTHVDLWTERTRRRWNEVDPPMTGTADQLAWVRDHFTGHDTVGAVASDGERVATATSTGGRWFALAGRVGDVPQIGAGFYASEAGGASATGAGEDIARETLARRAVRHLEEGAGPQTAADRTIAEFDERHDSVAGVIVMDTDGDAGRAHCGESMQTARDSF; via the coding sequence ATGGACGTGATCGTGCACGGCGGAGCAGGTTCACAGCCGGAACAGCCGTCCCAGCGGCGTTCGACGCTGGAAACTGCGGCGAGCAGGGGATCTGACGCCGCATCGCCGGTCGACGCCGTCGTCGCCGCCGTCCGCCGGCTGGAGTCTGCTCCGGCGTTCAACGCGGGCGTCGGGAGCGTCGTCCAGAGCGACGGGACGATCCGGACCGACGCGGGGATCATGACCGGCAGCGGGTCGGCAGGTGCGGCCTGTTCGATGCCGGGCGTCGAACACGCCGTGGAGGTCGCACGCGCCGTCATGACCTCGACGCCACACGTGCTCATCGCCGGCGAGCACGCCGTCGATCTGGCCGCGTCGTTCGGGATCAACACGCACGTCGATCTCTGGACCGAGCGGACGCGGCGACGCTGGAACGAGGTCGACCCGCCGATGACGGGCACCGCCGATCAGCTCGCGTGGGTCCGAGACCACTTTACCGGGCACGACACGGTCGGTGCAGTCGCGTCGGACGGCGAACGGGTTGCGACCGCGACCTCGACGGGGGGTCGGTGGTTCGCGCTGGCCGGTCGAGTCGGTGACGTCCCCCAGATCGGTGCGGGGTTCTACGCCAGCGAGGCGGGCGGAGCCAGCGCCACCGGTGCCGGTGAGGACATCGCCCGCGAGACGCTCGCCAGGCGGGCCGTTCGCCACCTCGAGGAAGGGGCGGGCCCACAGACTGCTGCAGATCGGACGATCGCCGAATTCGACGAGCGCCACGACAGCGTCGCCGGCGTGATCGTGATGGATACGGACGGCGACGCCGGACGTGCTCACTGCGGCGAATCGATGCAGACTGCCAGAGACAGTTTCTAG
- a CDS encoding HIT family protein has protein sequence MEQVFAPWRIEWVERPHDDPEIDECVFCELPELGADREYHLVARSDHAYVLLNNYPYNPGHAMVIPYEHTGAYEELSSEILFDHARLQQRTVEAIETALEPDGLNVGMNLGGDAAGGSIDDHLHTHVVPRWDGDANFMAVVSETKVIVEAIEDTYDRLHDAFAAQEGATARGDDTAVEIETTSKPI, from the coding sequence ATGGAACAGGTGTTCGCGCCGTGGCGGATCGAGTGGGTGGAGCGTCCGCACGACGACCCCGAGATCGACGAGTGCGTGTTCTGCGAGCTGCCGGAACTGGGTGCGGACCGCGAGTATCACCTCGTCGCCCGGAGCGACCACGCCTACGTCCTGCTGAACAACTATCCGTACAATCCGGGACACGCGATGGTAATTCCATACGAGCACACGGGCGCATACGAGGAACTCAGTTCTGAGATCTTGTTCGATCACGCCAGACTGCAACAGCGGACCGTCGAGGCGATCGAGACGGCCCTCGAGCCCGACGGGTTGAACGTCGGGATGAACCTCGGCGGAGACGCTGCCGGCGGGTCGATCGACGATCACCTCCACACGCACGTCGTGCCCCGCTGGGACGGTGACGCCAACTTCATGGCCGTCGTCTCGGAGACGAAAGTCATCGTCGAAGCCATCGAGGACACCTACGATCGGCTCCACGACGCGTTCGCCGCCCAAGAGGGCGCGACGGCGCGCGGCGACGACACCGCCGTCGAGATCGAGACGACGTCGAAGCCGATTTGA
- a CDS encoding cation diffusion facilitator family transporter, with the protein MSESRRATLRRVGLLVLASNVALVLAKGVVWWYTGSLAVQSEAVNSLADSVYSVVTVGGLYLTTQPPDFEHPHGHERIEPFVSLFVALGVFAAGIGVLYQAARTALTGDVSVTRNLAAAAVLVGTVAVKYGLYRYVDAVGREQGSPALRAAAADNRADVLTASAALVGVVGATLGFPLLDPIAAFVVAFGILYTGVEIVQDNVDYLVGRAPPEGLRKRIVRRALSHPDVEGAHDVIAHYVGPEIDVSLHIEVEGDRTLREAHDIETAVIESIQALPEVDDVFVHVDPKELGEWKDDDEVDRLVRPDDERD; encoded by the coding sequence ATGTCGGAGTCCCGTCGGGCAACGCTGCGCCGGGTCGGGCTGCTCGTGCTCGCGAGCAACGTGGCGCTCGTGCTCGCGAAGGGTGTCGTCTGGTGGTACACGGGCAGTCTTGCCGTCCAGTCGGAAGCGGTCAACAGCCTCGCTGATTCGGTCTACAGCGTCGTCACGGTCGGCGGGCTCTACCTGACGACTCAGCCGCCCGATTTCGAACACCCGCACGGTCACGAGCGAATCGAGCCGTTCGTCTCGCTGTTCGTCGCGCTCGGAGTGTTCGCGGCTGGGATCGGCGTCCTCTACCAGGCCGCCCGGACCGCACTTACTGGGGACGTCTCCGTCACGCGCAACCTCGCGGCGGCCGCCGTCCTCGTCGGGACCGTCGCCGTCAAGTACGGCCTCTATCGATACGTCGACGCCGTCGGCCGGGAACAGGGCTCGCCGGCGTTGCGGGCCGCGGCGGCCGACAACCGTGCGGACGTGCTCACCGCCAGCGCCGCGCTCGTCGGCGTCGTCGGGGCCACGCTCGGCTTCCCGCTGCTGGACCCGATCGCGGCGTTCGTCGTCGCGTTCGGGATTCTCTACACCGGCGTCGAGATCGTTCAGGACAACGTCGATTACCTGGTCGGTCGGGCACCGCCGGAGGGCCTCCGCAAGCGAATCGTCAGGCGTGCCCTCTCACACCCCGACGTGGAAGGTGCCCACGACGTGATCGCCCACTACGTCGGCCCCGAGATCGACGTGAGCCTCCACATCGAGGTCGAGGGCGACCGAACGCTCCGGGAGGCCCACGACATCGAGACGGCCGTCATCGAGTCGATCCAGGCGCTGCCGGAAGTCGACGACGTGTTCGTCCACGTCGATCCGAAGGAGCTCGGCGAGTGGAAAGACGACGACGAGGTCGATCGACTGGTCCGGCCAGACGACGAACGAGACTGA
- the map gene encoding type II methionyl aminopeptidase, with the protein MSEVDLTSEQYEKCREAGEILAEVRDEAAEMVEVGASHLEVAEWAEQRIRELGGEPAFPVNISIDEEAAHATPKIDDESTFGEEMVNLDIGVHVDGWLADTAVTVDLSGHDELARASEEALDAALELVEPGVETGEIGAAVEEVIDGYGFNPVVNLTGHGLGHWEQHTTPNIPNRSVSQSTTLEAGDVVAIEPFATDGSGKVSEGSDEEIFALDSEGSVRDRTARQALNQIVEEFRTLPFATRWLDVSRPKMALRRLKRQDIVHGYPVLKEDDGYYVSQKEHTIIVTEDGCEVTTRSR; encoded by the coding sequence ATGAGCGAGGTCGACCTGACGAGCGAACAGTACGAGAAGTGTCGCGAGGCCGGCGAGATCCTCGCGGAGGTGCGCGACGAGGCCGCCGAGATGGTCGAAGTCGGTGCGTCACATCTCGAGGTCGCCGAGTGGGCCGAACAGCGCATCCGCGAACTCGGCGGCGAGCCCGCGTTCCCGGTGAACATCTCGATCGATGAGGAGGCCGCCCACGCGACGCCGAAGATCGACGACGAGAGCACCTTCGGCGAGGAGATGGTCAACCTCGACATCGGCGTCCACGTCGACGGCTGGCTGGCCGACACCGCCGTCACGGTCGATCTCTCCGGACACGACGAACTGGCCCGCGCCTCCGAAGAAGCGCTTGACGCCGCCCTCGAACTGGTCGAACCCGGCGTCGAAACCGGTGAGATCGGCGCGGCCGTCGAGGAGGTCATCGACGGCTACGGCTTCAACCCGGTCGTGAACCTCACCGGCCACGGACTGGGCCACTGGGAACAGCACACGACGCCGAACATCCCGAACCGATCGGTGTCCCAGAGCACGACGCTGGAGGCCGGTGACGTGGTGGCGATAGAACCGTTCGCGACCGACGGCAGCGGCAAGGTCAGCGAGGGCAGCGACGAGGAGATCTTCGCGCTCGACAGCGAGGGGTCGGTCCGCGATCGGACGGCCCGGCAGGCGCTCAATCAGATCGTCGAGGAGTTCCGCACCCTCCCGTTCGCCACTCGATGGCTCGACGTCTCCCGGCCGAAGATGGCGCTGCGTCGTCTCAAGCGCCAGGACATCGTCCACGGCTACCCCGTCTTGAAGGAAGACGACGGCTACTACGTCAGCCAGAAAGAGCACACGATCATCGTCACCGAGGACGGCTGTGAAGTGACGACGCGATCGCGTTGA
- a CDS encoding DUF1931 family protein — protein MADLIVKAAVKEALDDMNVASDFYDALDEEVDELLEDAARRAEANDRKTVQPRDL, from the coding sequence ATGGCAGACCTAATCGTCAAAGCCGCTGTCAAGGAAGCGCTCGATGATATGAACGTCGCCTCGGACTTCTACGATGCCCTCGACGAGGAAGTCGACGAGCTGCTCGAAGACGCCGCTCGTCGCGCCGAGGCCAACGACCGCAAGACGGTCCAGCCGCGCGACCTGTAA